AGTAATTACATTTTACCCTGTTTGTCCTTCAAGAAAAATAATTTCACACTTTTCTTGGAAACCACTTTTAAAACACTTATTATTTGGTCATCACTTTTCAGTCTTGTTTCCTGTTGCTCTGAATTTTACTATTTGtggaatgaaatttaaaatgttcatCACATTTCCCCCAATACTACTGAACTTCATATTTGGAAGCTGCTCAGTAGGAAAGATTAGTAGAGTACACTTTTTTTACCTGTTGAGAAACTTTCCTCCGTTTTTTGATACTTTTAATTGTTAgacgaaaacatttttttgtgtgttattttCAGTAACATTGAAAGCAATGTTTAAAGGTTTTCCAGTCTTTGAATGCAATCACttgtatttcatgattttaatgtGATATATTTTGATGATGAATATGACTCTGAACCATAATCTAAAATGCTATTTCACAAGTCAACAGTTCACAGGAAGCCAAGTCACATCAGCAGAAGACGATCTGATTTTACTCTTACTGTAAATAAATATTACTGCAATGTCACACATATTTACTGATAAAGAAGCTTCATTCAGTAAACATGAATCATAAGGAATAGGTTAAGTATAATTCCTGACAAATAGGGTATCCTAATAACTCTTAGACAAGTTAATCTGTGGTAGATTCCCTTCATTGTAGCTGtttttgggttaaaaaatatattttaaaactgttttggaATAAGAAAATCAGTCTTCCCATTTGCACTACATTTCTATGAAAGATGAAAGTTTTTAACTCATGTTTACAACAATTTGAATTTGCTGATTATCATTTGCACTTAACAAATACACAcctttgaatgtttttttttttttagttctgttAAAATCATTTTCGGTTATGCTctcaaaagttttatatttactggtatgtattttaataaaaaaattctacctCAAATAGACATGTTGAAGGTtaactcacaaacatgttttgtGTGCACAGAAATcatggtatacacatattaatttttttaaagaaaatgaaactTTTGAAGCTGTTTCAATGCGATACattattcttatttaaataaatattactcTTAATCCACAATGTGTTGTCCCTCTGAATAATTAAAATTTGGACTTACAACCCACATTACCATCCAGGCAAACACATAATCCATTACATCACAAATGCAGTATCAAAatgatttaacttgaaaataataggaaaacaaaaattaaaaaaaatatttcaatataaatgtttattgtataaaatatatGGCATAAATCAAGTACAAACAATGATTGCAATTTTCAGTACAAAGTAGAGAGTCCGAAAATACCTTCAACATACACATCTAAACTCGTATCACATTTCATATAGTTGAATAATTTATTCCTTATTGATTTTGATGCCCCCCcatattttcataacatttttaatatggagctgtaagaaaataataatattacttTCATGATTTACTGAATTTTCTGAACTTTTCGTTGAATATGAAAGTGCAATTCACTAATAACAATAGCGTGTTCAAGCAATAAAAACTGTAATATCTGAATAATTCATTAAACGTCCTACTTTTCAGTGTATTTTTCTTTCAACTTCTATAACTTGTTCAATACTAGCAGTAAATTATCTGAACAATCAAACTTCTTCTTTCATTAACATCAGACGTCACAAAAAgtatattgtaaatttaaattattgGTTATGCAAATGAGTGTGTCTCTCACAAATTTTGTTTTGGGGACTTTGTCTTCATGTAATTATATGACTGGCATTAGGTTTATACACAAGAAAACAATACAAAACTGTTGTTTGCTGATGACCTGATATTGACTGATTTAACAATACAATGAAGcaaatttttgtaataatttgaaaacatataAGTAAACATTAATAGAAATAAAGCATATAAAATGTCAATATATGTGTATAATATGTATCTATGTAGGTTAATTTTCCAACACCTTCCCATTAACACCACAGTTCCCTTGAAGTTTCAATTCAGTAACACTGACCATGCAAGACCCTCACATGTCGTTTAACACCACCTAGTAATAGTACTAATTTATAATGATGTTAACATGTATAACCCTCTATTAAATGAGCCCACGTTTTATTGTCCTTGTAATTTCAAAAATTAGATGACACAATTTTTATcacaattttataattaagtaGTCAACTTTTTACTAATTTCATTCCAAATAAATAGCTGCTCCTCCACCTGGTTGTGTAGCAAACAGATTTTCTGTAACTTTTTCCTTGAGTCTGTCATCCTTCCCATAATACTTTTCTGTAACTGACTTTATGAAAGAATCAACTTGATTGGCTGggaccatggaaacagcacatcCTCCCCAACCTGCACCTGTAAGTCTTGAACCAAGAGCACCTGATTGGCTGAAAAGAGACAAACATTAAAAGGTACATTTATATTGCTTCATAAAGACTTACGATAGATAACTAAATTTCAAGTTTCTTGATTTTACCATGCTACACTTATTAGGGAATATATACAACCAAGTAGGTTTTGCTTTAAATTTGTACAGCATTTTTTATAGGACAATGATTAAGACAAATGTGTGTATGAGTCCCTCAGGTCAAGACTAACACAGCTGGTCTTTGGGAATTTATCCAAAAATACTGCTAGCTAGCAGGAAGGCAAATATGTAAACAAGCAACTGATCGAGACTTTAAAACACAATAGTAAACCCTTGGAATCATATAGAGAAATATTGACCTGAATTCAAAGGTCTTGGTGGACATATCCTGTTCTGCTGACAAAACAATACTGTTACACAATCACAAGTGTTCATGGACAACTATTCGAGCCCCCATTTGAAGTTCCTTTTGAAAAAATAAGTCAGTTTCCCCCAATAAGTACTCTGTGAAGTGCACCAAAACATGACAGTAGCATGCAAATGCTCATTTTTAATTACACAAATATTTACCAAAATAATGGTTTCTGGGGGAATAATATAGAATActgaaacaaaattataaataatatatttcagttttaaaactTGATATAAACATTAATTTGATACGTGTAAGGTATTAATTTCAGTGAGATTGCTTAAATGTTATCTTTTATTGTATCTATGTTATTATTGATTGCGTTCATAATTAagctttctttaataaaaatattttgtatttagtATTTCATATAAGCCTGATAACTTATTCTTACCAACAAATATCAACTAATCTATCTAAATCGTCACAGCTACATTGATACAAGTCTCTACAGCTGGTATGGCTGTCCTTCATCAGGTTACCAAGGACAACTGAAGCATCAGCTGGTTTCAAGTCACATGTTTTCTTGAACTGTAATACCCTGTTGGCCTCACTAAACACATGGGTGGCTCTGTCATGTAACTTAAATGTTTTAACTGTAATGTATAattatattcacttctaataGCTGAATTTATTTGAGTTAagctttcataattttattttaattttttttgaccATTTTAACACTAATTTTTTACAGTTAAAACACTCACAGATTTGACCAAAAGTGACTACATAATAGTTTCATTATAATATGCAATCTCATCAAAATTAGTTAATCAATAATCAACCCTATCAAACACTTTTGAAACAACAAGAGTGCATTTGcggaaatgtctcgccttctttactaatcattgatattatgttgatagtcctaaatataaagctttattataactgtcacataaactactcagaaaattaaacattgacaaatgaaccatgaaaatgaggtcaaggtcagatgaaccatgccaggcaggcatgttcAGCTAATAATTCTTCCctacaacaaatatatttgaccCATTGCTaatagtttgagaaaaacagaccaaaacacaaaaagttaACAGAGCAACTAACCGTGAAAATGatggtcaaggtcaaataaaacctgtgtaactgacatatagatcataaaatatttccacccagcaaatatagttgacctattgcatatagtattaaaagacaaaaaatcaaaatctttactttgaccactgaaccatgaaaatgaggtcaaggtcagatgacacctgccaactagacatgtacaccttacaatcatcccatacaccaaatatagtagaccttttgcatacagtataagaaaaacagactaaaacacaaaacattaactataaccactgaaccatgaaaatgaagtcaaagtcagatgacacctgacagttgaacatgtacaccttacagtccttctttacaccaaatatactagacctattgcttatagtatctgagatatggacttgaccaccaaaacttaaccttgttcactgatccgtgaaatgaggtcaaggtaaagtgaaaactgtctgacaggcatgaggaccttgcaaggtatgcacataccaaatatagttatcttattacttataataagagagaatttaacataacaaaaaatcttaactttttttcaagtagtcactgtaccatgaaaatgaggtcaaggatattggacatgtgactgacggaaacttcgtaacatgaggcatccatatacaaagtatgaagcatccatgtcttccaccttttaaaatataaagcttttaagaagttagctaacgccgccaccggatcactatcccttagtcgagctttctgcaacaaaagtcgcagaaagctcgacaaaaGTCACAGAAAGCTGGACAAAAATGTATTGTACATCGAGGTTGAAAAGGTTATTTATGTAGTATGTTAGTCATTTTATAAAGAAATGTTGGTTAATGGAgcctaaaaaaaaatacctaaggATAGAAAGTAATTGCTAAGAACTTTCAGATTTGTAACAGAGATTAACAAGAAGTAACTGGAAAAGTTTGTGAAAAATAAATTCAACTGGGTTTTTTTCTCACctcaaaatataaattgttttttatttataattaccaTCAAGAGTGTTAGCACTAAGACTAGTTTGAGCAAGTTCATCAGCAGTAACCTCTAGAATGCCACAAACTTCCTCTTTTGTGTAAGGCTCTTGGTGTAGTATTTCCTTAACCACATTAACAGCTTCATCTAAAGTTAATCCTAATGCTTTCTGGACATCAGCAAATCTTTTAAATTCCCTCCACTTTAATCCCTTTGTCTTTGCTATTATCTGCAAACCAATGCATACAACATATACAACTGAAAGcatatatgttaataatttatacttttttgtaGAGAATACTGTTTGTTTCTACAGACCAGTGTTAACTTAAATACCTAACAATTGTATGAATATCTTAGATAAAAGTTCAAACTGAACTGAactatagtgacctatagttactaacttatatgtcatttggtctggtggacagttgtctccttggcaatcataccacatcttctgttttatatataaacagtTACAATAAAAGTTGGTCAACACTGTATATATTcaattgtaatttaaatattttattgatatgaCAACAGCTGTTTACAAATAATCATTTCACTTTCATAAATGTTATCAATATGAATCTTCCAGTAACAGTTAACACATACTTAAATGGCTACAGATTAAGTATGCAACAGCTCAACCTATTCATTTTGCAGAATTAGCTGTTTTGGACTGAAGTTCCACAACTGCCATAATACCATTTTCATTTGAAGCATATTcatcccccaaaaaataaatGACCCATAAATTTTACTATGTtttaattaaacttattttaaatttaacataTCAAACTATGAAGccagaaaacatttcaaattgtAACCTTGTCTAATTGTTACAAATAAGTAAAAAATGTACCTGTGAAGCCAGTCGACATTCTACAACCCGGATATTAAAATGTGAGGTAGCTGCTTTGTTCAGTTCTACACAACAATTGGATATCACAAACACCACATCTTCTGGTAGTTCAACATCTGTGGATTTCAGTGGATTGAATTCTATTAACTTGGCCTATAATGGATTGAATTCTATTAACTTGGCCTATAATGGATTAAAGTCTATTAACTTGGCCTATAATTGATTGAATTCTATTAACTTGGCCTATAATGGATTGAATTCTATTAACTTGGCCTATAGTGGATTGAATTCTATTAATTTGGCCTATAATGGATTAAAGTCTATTAACTTGGCCTATAATGGATTGAATTCTATTAACTTGGCCTATAATGGATTAAACTCTATTAACTTGGCCTATAGTGGATTGAATTCTATTAATTTGGCCTATAATGGATTAAAGTCTATTAACTTGGCCTATAATGGATTGAATTCTATTAACTTGGCCTATAATGGATTAAAGTCTATTAACTTGGCCTATAGTGGATTGAATTCTATTAATTTGGCCTATAATGGATTAAAGTCTATTAACTTGGCCTATAATGGATTGAATTCTGGCCTATAATGGATTAAAGTCTATtaacttgacctataatggattgAATTCTATTAACTTGGCCTATAATGGATTAAAGTCTATTAACTTGGCCTATAATGGATTGAATTCTATTAACTTGGCCTATAATGGATTGAATTCTATTAACTTGGCTTATAGTGGATTGAATTCTAATAAATTGGCCTGTAATGGATTAAAATCTATTaacttggcctataatggtttgaATTCTATtaacttgacctataatggattaAAGTCTATTAACTTGGCCTATAATGAATTAAAATCTATTaacttggcctataatggtttgaATTCTATtaacttgacctataatggattaaataaaattgagaatggaaatggggaatgtgccaaagagacaacaacacgaccatagaaaaaaaacaacagcagaaggtcaccaacaggtcttcaatgtagcgagaaattcccgcacccggaggcgtccttcagctggcccctaaacaaatatatactagttcagtgataatgaacgccatactaatttccaaattgtacacaagaaactaaaattaaaataatacaagactaacaaaggccagaggttcctgacttgggacaggcgcaaaaatgcggcggggttaaacatgtttgtgagatctcaaccctccccctatacctctagccaatgtagaaaagtaaacgcataacaataaagTCTATTAACTTGGCCTATAATGGATTGAATTCTATTAACTTGGCCTATATAACTTGGCCTATAATGGATTGAATTCTATTAACTTGGCCTATAGTGGATTAAAGTTTATTAACTTGGCCTATAATGGATTAAATTCTAATAACTTGGCCTATAACCAGTAAATACTTATCAGAAGAGGAATAATATATTTACCAAAACCATTAGTGTTTTATGGTCAAATAATCATTACAATTAAAGATCTAAGTTGGACTCTGTTCTCATGTTAAGAAAAACTTTTGCACCAAAAATAGAGTTGATATTCAGTATTAATCATACATAAAGTTTTCATGTATGTTCGAAGGATATCAATTTTCATAGACTTTTATATGGGTAcgaaaaaatctaaaaaatttaaatacttttacaaGAGCATATAATGAAACTTTGCAATTAAGTACCAACGAAATAGAATTTTTCTTTTCAAGCACAAAAActgatatgaaataaaacatatgaatTCATAGTTCATCATCTCTTTCcagattattttattattaatttagaACCAATGAAAATGAAGGTACCCATTACTTTCAAGTTGAGGATAGAGGGATAAGGAACAAAAACTATGAACAAAGACTGAAGGAAAGGAAAAACAAGTATACCCTCCTTAGTTGGTGTAAGTTTTCAATACTTACAGTTCCTTTGTTTGCCATAAATGATATTGCTTGGTCCATTCCACCTCCTTCTGTTCCTATGAAACGTTCACAGTGGGCACACATGTCAGACAGttctttctaaaatatatagGTAGTTTTGATAATATGTATTTTCAAATAAACAGGTATTGTTAAAACGTTCAAATATAAAGAGAAAAAGTAAGAATGTGTGTCCAAATTCACATTTCTAACCATGCAActatgtacaaaaaaatcagttgaatgttttaaagaaaacaaacaacaactagcAATTtccaattaaatatgtttaagtaCTAGATGACTAAATCTAAGTGTTATGGTAAACCTTCCATGTCAATTTATTATTAATTCTGTTTATGATGATGTCTTTatctatcatttttttcattgaaataaatacTTGCCTAAAAATATTAAGATAGTCATACAATAGAAAATTTTCTGCCAATGTATAACAATGTATCAGGAATAGaccaccttagctgtatttggcaaaactttaaggaaatttggtcctcaatgctcttcaactgcgcacaatatttggcatttttaactttttgggttTAGAGCCTTActgatgagtctcttgtagacgaaacgtgcgtctgtcataaatacaaaatttaatcctggtatctatgatgagttagtTCACATATTAAAATCTGCAGAAAATTTCTTTCACAATTTGTTTATCTGACAGATGTCCTAAAATCTAATACATGAAAGGAAGAGTGATTTGTTTAGATCCTTTGCAAGGCAAAGAAAATGAAATCAATTTTTTCAGAAGAAATGTCTTAAGTTCCTGAGTACAGAATTCAGACAAAATTCTTATGAGCTTAAAGAAGAGATGATAATGCTTTTCAATTACAAATCTTGCAATCTCTCAGAATGGAACAATATTGTTATACCTTAGAAAGTGCTTGTCCATTTGCATGCATAGTCACCAGTGCAGCACAACATACTAATGCACTAGAACTAGACAGCCCAGCACTTTTAGGAATAGTGCCATCTACAACACACTGTAGTCCTTTTGGACTGGTCACTTTACAATGTTCCAGTAGTCCTTTAAGTCCACACAGAAAGTAGTTATGCCATACTGGTTTCTCTTTGTTGATGGACAAATCATTTATATCACATTCAAACATTCTGAAATTAGATTaattttaagatatttcaattgtTGCTTCACACACACCTTTCAACTTGTCattttattgcaatgaaaataaatgagtgttacggccagaaatcgcctttaaattgtagccaacaaaagacacaaatcaataataaaatttaacaatatttattacacaaaagtttacaagaagtattacacaaatataactgtcaacttaactgtcaaaatatgagtccaatcttttatctttatctgtatccggatatctttcggaatccaatttgaatattacgttcactattaaggtcacaatccagtatgacgttgtttgtagaataaaagtgtcaatccaaatgctgtgaatgctaatgtctatcgatgtctaagtccatgTCCAAGAGTGagcgtttaactttagtgtctgcatatatataattgtcaaggaaaattctagaacaatctatactagaacatcctagaaagttacaatggaagtttctagtaaaatgtagaagtttatataacgcatcttttattaggatcattctggaaagttccaatcattctgtaattgttccagtgatttctaaactgcacagttctaagattattctgtaaacaactatcaggccatacaacacaaattaggccaacataaataaatacaataattacaatatcataacacctccccccttaaaagaagttttagtgtaacaaaaacttatcatgaataatatgaacaa
The window above is part of the Mytilus galloprovincialis chromosome 4, xbMytGall1.hap1.1, whole genome shotgun sequence genome. Proteins encoded here:
- the LOC143071553 gene encoding N-acetylgalactosamine kinase-like, with translation MENVPVGKVSVEINSRYGRIKDKFMGSYGKKPDYYARASGRVNLIGEHIDYCGYSVLPMAIEQDVVIAVSSNDSGRLQLVNTNMEYGMFECDINDLSINKEKPVWHNYFLCGLKGLLEHCKVTSPKGLQCVVDGTIPKSAGLSSSSALVCCAALVTMHANGQALSKKELSDMCAHCERFIGTEGGGMDQAISFMANKGTAKLIEFNPLKSTDVELPEDVVFVISNCCVELNKAATSHFNIRVVECRLASQIIAKTKGLKWREFKRFADVQKALGLTLDEAVNVVKEILHQEPYTKEEVCGILEVTADELAQTSLSANTLDVKTFKLHDRATHVFSEANRVLQFKKTCDLKPADASVVLGNLMKDSHTSCRDLYQCSCDDLDRLVDICCQSGALGSRLTGAGWGGCAVSMVPANQVDSFIKSVTEKYYGKDDRLKEKVTENLFATQPGGGAAIYLE